The sequence AAGACAACCTTGGATCCCAAAGTATGGTTATTGTAACGTCCCGAGAATTGGGTGTCCATGAATCTTGGGGTCTCTCTTGCATTTATAAAATTCCAGGACTTGACAGCTCACATGCCAGGCAGCTATTCTGCTGGCATGCTTTCATGCAACCCTGTCCACCCGCTGAATTGGAAACTCTGGTTGAAGAGTTCTTGAAGGCTTGCAATGGTTTGCCTCTGTCACTGAAGCTATTGGGGGCACAGTTATACGGCAGAAAGTCCAAAGTTTACTGGGAATCCCAGTTAGATaaaatctcaagaattttgcctggCGATATCAGAAAAAGGCTACATGTTAGTTACGATGTtttagatgaagaagaaaaagagatgTTCTTGGATgttgaaagaaatataaaattcgAAAACAAATAAACTGTTCTATTAATTGAAGAGATTACAAGAGCTTCTTGATCAATTGATCAAGGATCAGACTAACTGATAGAGAATGAATCACAACTATCTCATTATATAGAGGTCTTAGATACATCTAGAACTTGtattattagaaataaagaaaaaaaataaaacagCTTTTATGCTTAATCATCCCAAATAAAACTGAAAAATTAAAAGCATAAAaccatgcaagtgggaggaataactaaacaatattccaacaatctctcccttaatTTCAACCACTAATGGATTTAACAGAAAGAACAATTAAAACTTCATCGGGCTTCAACAAGTTCAACTCCTACCTCGATCCATCATGCGGCAATATCTATTTGGACTGCAAATTCTTGACTTTTAACTccttcaaggcttttgtaagaCTTGGATTTGGCTTCCTCACACGATTGCATATCGGTGGCTTAAAATAATTTCTCCAGCTTTCACAAAACTTGTGATCTTCTCTCCTCTTATAGAAGGCTTCTCTCCACAAAAAACACTATGGCCTCTTCAAAGACCATGATTGGGCTTCTTCACACAACTTCATGTTGGTGGCTTTGACTAATTCTTTGATATTTACAAGATCCATgatcttcttcatacaaatcaatatttttaatgatttgtGATAGTTTTCTAAacacacatgcatttaggaacactacttagagctcactgctcaaacaaaataAAGGCTACAACCCTAGTaaactcactaccttacaaatatatTATAATAGGTTATTGAAGTATATGAACTaagaaataacatctacaatgcctGATTAGAGTTTTGGTTGAGCACATTGTCCACTAATTTCACACTTTGTCTTTTATTGCTTTGATTCACTATTCTACACTAATCTGGAGCATAAATCTCTAAACTATGCACATGAAACTGCTCAAAATTGATCACTGACACCTTTCACATACACACCAATATCTAAAATAATCATaataatcaatcttatatatctacaaCAAGAAATTAGGTTAGTTACATGTCAtcttcaagaacacttaacaaatAATAAAAAGTGTGCACATTGTCGGTTGAATCCAAACCAAAATACCAATTCAGACCAAAACAATTGTCCACATGCTACCAAAACcatcaaaaaaaaaatctagatcATAAAAGTAATCACCAAAATCAATCGACATAACCAACATAAGTATTATCCACACAAGATTGTTGTTGAGCACTGATGAACCAAAGACCAATATCCCAGAGAACGTAACTTACAATCCAA is a genomic window of Cryptomeria japonica chromosome 7, Sugi_1.0, whole genome shotgun sequence containing:
- the LOC131073441 gene encoding putative disease resistance protein At4g11170; amino-acid sequence: MGGSRKTTLAKELFNRIFSSFDRCSFVSDVRDAACRKLLKDLGADHLSFDSVDEGLDSSHARQLFCWHAFMQPCPPAELETLVEEFLKACNGLPLSLKLLGAQLYGRKSKVYWESQLDKISRILPGDIRKRLHVSYDVLDEEEKEMFLDVERNIKFENK